In the Gossypium arboreum isolate Shixiya-1 chromosome 10, ASM2569848v2, whole genome shotgun sequence genome, one interval contains:
- the LOC108465113 gene encoding probable protein S-acyltransferase 15, translating to MKLKNFLSIPIFSVFFVMGFVYYITVFILIEDWVGLQTSAGSLNSMIFTTLACLCVLSFLVGVLTDPGRVPSSYIPDVEDASFASDQEPKKNVLQSKYCDKCAAYKPPRTHHCRVCKRCILRMDHHCLWINNCVGYWNYKAFFNLILYATIGSIHSSVIVISCFCQKDWNYSGTTPLKIFYLACGLMMLALSVTLGTLLGWHIYLITHNMTTIEYYEGIRAAWLAKKSGLSYRHPFDISVYKNITLLLGPNTLRWFCPTSTSHLKDGVSFPTLRDTS from the exons atgaaattgaaaaatttcCTCTCGATTCCAATTTTTTCAGTGTTTTTCGTGATGGGTTTTGTTTATTATATCacagtttttattttaattgaagaTTGGGTTGGTTTGCAGACCTCAGCTGGGTCTTTAAATTCCATGATCTTCACCACCTTGGCTTGTCTTTGTGTCCTGTCTTTCCTCGTTGGTGTCCTTACTGACCCAGGCCGTGTTCCTTCTTCTTATATCCCTGATGTTGAAGATGCTTCTTTTGCCTCAGATCAAGAGCCAAAGAAAAAT GTTCTACAATCAAAATACTGCGACAAATGTGCTGCATATAAACCCCCGAGGACACATCACTGCCGGGTTTGCAAAAGATGCATACTAAGGATG GATCATCATTGCCTGTGGATAAATAATTGTGTTGGTTATTGGAACTATAAAGCTTTCTTCAATCTTATACTTTATGCAACCATTGGTAGCATCCACTCCTCA GTAATTGTAATAAGCTGTTTCTGTCAGAAGGACTGGAATTACAGTGGAACAACTCCCCTCAAAATTTTTTAT CTTGCGTGTGGATTAATGATGCTTGCATTATCAGTAACACTTGGGACTCTCTTAGGTTGGCATATCTACCTTATAACTCACAATATGACAACCATAGAG TATTATGAGGGAATACGAGCCGCATGGTTGGCAAAGAAATCCGGGCTGAGCTATCGTCATCCATTCGATATCAGTGTTTACAAAAATATTACCTTG TTATTGGGTCCCAACACACTGAGATGGTTTTGTCCGACATCAACGAGCCATCTAAAAGACGGAGTTAGCTTCCCCACTTTACGTGATACTTCATAG